One Capsicum annuum cultivar UCD-10X-F1 chromosome 2, UCD10Xv1.1, whole genome shotgun sequence genomic window carries:
- the LOC107861378 gene encoding uncharacterized protein LOC107861378 isoform X1 → MQIFGNLRMLALLFESTFDFEIVKVFPVLDVCPVLQYLDILQHKTYGQKARGSHTGSPLSPTNHTELKEVRFGGFHGTKEEIELATYILRSATVLDQMFLSQYSIGPYFKAYYGHDIWEKRERERISLQRQLLGQAISSSTVVIIQQVPVQTLYQLSIVINSCRGNGRNAFLVAIASFFEI, encoded by the exons ATGCAGATATTCGGAAATCTTAGGATGTTAGCCTTGCTATTTGAAAGCACATTCGACTTTGAAATAGTCAAAGTTTTCCCCGTCTTAGATGTCTGTCCTGTTCTTCAGTATCTGGATATATTG CAACACAAGACATATGGACAAAAGGCAAGAGGAAGTCACACAGGGTCTCCTTTATCTCCTACAAATCACACTGAGCTAAAAGAAGTGAGATTCGGTGGATTTCATGGAACAAAAGAAGAGATTGAACTTGCTACTTATATTCTGAGAAGTGCAACGGTACTCGACCAGATGTTTCTCAGCCAATACTCAATCGGCCCATATTTTAAGGCTTATTATGGTCATGATATATGGGAGAAAAGAGAACGTGAACGCATTTCACTCCAACGACAACTTCTTGGGCAAGCTATCTCTAGTAGTACTGTGGTGATCATCCAGCAGGTTCCTGTACAAACACTATATCAGCTCTCTATTGTCATTAATAGTTGTAGAGGTAATGGAAGAAATGCCTTTTTGGTTGCAATTGCTAGTTTTTTCGAGATttga
- the LOC124896301 gene encoding uncharacterized protein LOC124896301, with protein sequence MLVVPTTKYVYTVHDKQKHFIVCLKENKYSCNAFQLDQIPCAHACAVLEKKNFEKGTYYCDLFKPKTVLKTYDIPIYLLPHKDDWLIPERVLGEIVLLPKYKKPSGRPAKKDRGKSGRDIFGKKNINSCGACGAKGHNRRSCRKYRK encoded by the exons ATGCTG gTTGTACCAACCACAAAATATGTGTATACGGTACACGACAAACAAAAACACTTCATTGTTTGCCTCAAGGAAAATAAATACTCATGTAATGCATTTCAACTAGATcagataccatgtgcacatgcttgtgcggTGTTGGAGAAGAAGAATTTTGAGAAGGGGACATACTATTGTGATTTGTTTAAGCCAAAAACTGTTTTGAAGACATATGATATTCCCATCTACCTGTTGCCACACAAAGATGACTGGCTAATTCCAGAGAGAGTACTTGGTGAAATAGTACTGCTTCCAAAATACAAAAAACCTTcaggaagacctgcaaagaaggatcgtggaaaATCAGGCCGGGATATATttggaaagaagaacatcaactcatgtGGTGCttgtggggctaagggtcacaataggcgttcttgtaggaaatatcgaAAATGA